TTGGGGGTTGGGGTTTGGCAAAAGGTTCCGCTATATTTGATGATGTAAAATTAGAAAAAATATCAGAAATGGTAATTGGTGATATGCAAATTTCCATTGACCCGTCAAAAAAAGGGACACCGATACATCCGTTTATCTACGGTCAGTTCATTGAACATTTAGGTCGTTGCATCTACGGTGGTATTTGGGCAGAAATGCTTGAAGACCGCAAATTCTTCTACCTTATTAATACCCCCGACTCTCCATGGAAACTTCATCCGACAGATATGATGCTATTTATTGACCAGATTCATCCTTACACAAGTTGGTATACGCCGGTCATCCTGCTTAACCCGCATCATGAACGGGGTTTGGTTCAAGAGGGGCTGGAAGTCGTTGCAGGTAAGGAATATATGGGCAGGGTTGTGCTAAAATCCACTCATCCCGATGTTATGGTTAAAATTTTCCTTCGTTCCGGTGATAGTCTACTAGGTGAACCTGCCGTTATCCAAAATATCTCTCAGGATTATCAAAAATATACATTCCGATTAAAGGTGGATAAAGATGGTAAACCTGCTCAATTTGCTATTCTTGCTACGGGACAGGGTAACTTATTTATTGGATCAGCCTCACTTATGCCAGCAGACAATATCAAAGGAATGAGAGCAGATACACTTACCTTGCTTAAACAACTCAATTCTCCTATATATCGCTGGCCCGGTGGCAACTTTGTCAGCGGTTATAACTGGAAAGACGGAATTGGCGACCCGGACAAACGCCCTACACGCAAAAATCCCGCCTGGGGCGGTATTGACACAAACGATTTTGGATTGGATGAATTTATTCAATTTTGCCGTGAAATTGGCACAGAGCCATTAGCTGTGGTTAACACAGGTTTAGGGGATGTAAACTTAGCCCGGGATATGGTCGAATATGCCAACGGCTCTATAAATACCCCAATGGGCAAATGGCGTACCGATAATGGCAATCCCGAGCCATATAAGATTACCTACTGGGGTGTTGGAAATGAAATGTATGGCGAATGGCAGTTGGGACATGTCCCGGTGGATGATTATGTTAAACGCCATAATGCATTTGCAGAAGCTATGAAAACAGTTGACTCCAATATTAAATTAGTAGGTGTCGGCGAAAATATGGGTATATGGAGCAAAAAGATGTTAGAAAATTGTGCTAACAATATGGATTACATAAGCGAACATTTCTATTGCGGGGATAAGAAGGATGTGTTCGAACATGTGTATCAGTTAGCAGAACGAATTAAAGCCAAAGTTAAGAATCATAAAAGTTATTTGGAAACCATCCCCACATTAAAGGAAAAATTTATCCCTATTGCAATGGATGAGTGGAACTATTGGTACGGTGACCATGTCTATGGCGAATTGGGCTGTGTCTACCATCTGAAAGATGCATTAGGTGTGGCTATTGGTCTGCATGAATTTTTCCGTAACAGTGATGTAATTACAATGGCAAATTATGCCCAAACTGTAAATGTTATCTCTGCCATAAAAACAACCAAAACGAAAGCATTTTTCGATACAACAGGGCTTGCCCTGATGTTATACCGTCAGCATTTTGGAAGTATTCCAGTTGCAGTTGATGTGAAATCTGTATCAAATGATAATCAAAGCAATACACCAATGGTTCCTATCGATGTTTTTGCGGCATGGAAAGATGAACAAGCAGGGATTATGACCCTTGCTGTTGTAAATCCACTGTCCAAAGAAATTAAAGTGCGTTTGGATGTAAAGGATAAAAAAGTAGAAACTCCAAAAACAGCATGGATACTTACAGGCAAAGACCCCATGTCCACTATCATAGCTGATAAAGAACCAGAGGTATGGCTATCAGAAATGAAAGTGAACAAGTCAACCTTCCCTGAGATGGAAATTCCGCCATTGAGTATTGTTATGACGGAACTAAAAGTTAAATAAATCTCAAAATAAAAGGAGCATGTATTATGTTATTAACCTCATTTGTCATTGCTACGGCTATTGCTACGGCTTACGAACCAACCTGGGAATCGTTAGACCAGAGGCCCACTCCGCAATGGTTTGAGGATGCCAAATTTGGTATTTTTATTCACTGGGGAGTTTATTCCGTCCCTTCTTGGGCGCCCAAAGACACCTATTCGGAATGGTACTGGAACCACATGCAAAATAAAGAGGGTGCCACATGGAAATTTCATGTTGAAAAATATGGTGAAAAATTCCAGTACCAAGATTTTGCACCTATGTTCAAAGCAGAGTTATACGACCCTGACCAATGGG
This is a stretch of genomic DNA from Candidatus Hydrogenedens sp.. It encodes these proteins:
- a CDS encoding alpha-L-arabinofuranosidase C-terminal domain-containing protein yields the protein MKTNAILFLTIILLTPLCFAQVVFEEAFEQGTNAPDGWQTKVWQGKGEFQYPVTGKNGNAVQISSSEGGDLSWFKEVDVSPFAQYKLSGWIKTDNIQLENGAGALLNIHGIDGARTEALFGTNDWKYVETTFFVSSKTRIMVNCLFGGWGLAKGSAIFDDVKLEKISEMVIGDMQISIDPSKKGTPIHPFIYGQFIEHLGRCIYGGIWAEMLEDRKFFYLINTPDSPWKLHPTDMMLFIDQIHPYTSWYTPVILLNPHHERGLVQEGLEVVAGKEYMGRVVLKSTHPDVMVKIFLRSGDSLLGEPAVIQNISQDYQKYTFRLKVDKDGKPAQFAILATGQGNLFIGSASLMPADNIKGMRADTLTLLKQLNSPIYRWPGGNFVSGYNWKDGIGDPDKRPTRKNPAWGGIDTNDFGLDEFIQFCREIGTEPLAVVNTGLGDVNLARDMVEYANGSINTPMGKWRTDNGNPEPYKITYWGVGNEMYGEWQLGHVPVDDYVKRHNAFAEAMKTVDSNIKLVGVGENMGIWSKKMLENCANNMDYISEHFYCGDKKDVFEHVYQLAERIKAKVKNHKSYLETIPTLKEKFIPIAMDEWNYWYGDHVYGELGCVYHLKDALGVAIGLHEFFRNSDVITMANYAQTVNVISAIKTTKTKAFFDTTGLALMLYRQHFGSIPVAVDVKSVSNDNQSNTPMVPIDVFAAWKDEQAGIMTLAVVNPLSKEIKVRLDVKDKKVETPKTAWILTGKDPMSTIIADKEPEVWLSEMKVNKSTFPEMEIPPLSIVMTELKVK